The following coding sequences are from one uncultured Cohaesibacter sp. window:
- a CDS encoding N-acetylmuramoyl-L-alanine amidase: protein MFDPSASQAFTISNHCLLRDGEPVPFERSPNQSAGFAPEGIILHDTAGRLDKGNAVNWFLKPEAKASAHLTVERDGSLTQQVAFNRRAWHAGKSSYRGKSNVNAFAFGIEMVNLGKCNKLRDGSIQPWFKGEYRDGIDGLHFAYLATKAHGKGWWLDYTAEQISTVTAVCQALIGKYDLSFIAGHWEISPGRKIDPNPMFPLDALRASLLGEDGEQEGPMLIANANLRRWPSYGDNVIKVIPKSTPLDIIRTGTFKPLGYPEIWHLVETGDQHGWINGSLINLG from the coding sequence ATGTTTGATCCATCTGCATCCCAAGCATTCACCATTAGCAATCACTGTCTTCTCAGAGACGGCGAGCCAGTGCCCTTTGAAAGATCTCCCAATCAATCGGCAGGCTTTGCTCCGGAGGGCATCATTTTGCATGATACCGCTGGCCGGCTCGACAAGGGCAACGCCGTCAATTGGTTCCTGAAGCCCGAAGCAAAGGCCTCGGCTCATCTGACCGTGGAACGGGACGGCTCGCTCACCCAGCAAGTGGCTTTCAACCGTCGCGCCTGGCATGCGGGCAAAAGCAGCTATCGCGGCAAGTCAAATGTCAATGCCTTCGCCTTTGGCATCGAAATGGTCAATCTGGGAAAATGCAACAAGCTGCGTGATGGCTCTATTCAGCCGTGGTTCAAGGGGGAATATCGAGACGGAATTGATGGGCTGCATTTCGCCTATCTGGCTACCAAAGCCCATGGCAAGGGCTGGTGGCTCGATTATACCGCCGAGCAAATCAGCACCGTAACGGCCGTCTGTCAGGCGCTGATTGGAAAATATGACCTGTCCTTCATCGCGGGCCACTGGGAAATCTCTCCGGGCCGCAAGATTGACCCAAATCCCATGTTCCCTCTCGACGCATTGCGTGCTTCGCTTCTGGGTGAAGACGGGGAGCAGGAGGGGCCGATGTTGATTGCGAATGCCAATCTGCGCCGCTGGCCCTCCTATGGTGACAATGTCATAAAGGTGATACCCAAAAGCACGCCGCTTGACATCATAAGGACAGGAACATTCAAGCCCCTCGGCTATCCGGAGATATGGCATCTGGTTGAGACCGGTGACCAGCACGGCTGGATCAATGGCTCGCTGATTAATCTTGGCTGA